From a region of the Camarhynchus parvulus unplaced genomic scaffold, STF_HiC, whole genome shotgun sequence genome:
- the LOC115915920 gene encoding glutaminyl-peptide cyclotransferase-like protein translates to MRHLPAGPRRPRAAGSSPGPAPVPLPVPEPGPGRFWGLLPRPPRPARPLLPLLLAVLAAAAVIFVCWPGGGTGGSAPDPPGPPRDAPRPPSDGALRTLLAQLDPARLWGSLLRPLLHERVPGGPGSRAARQHILSHLRSLRARWHLELDTFVATPWAVTFSSVVATAAPAAARRLVLACHYDTKVLPPGHGAPGHGAPEPFVGATDAAVPCALLLELASALDGHLSARAEQAPPVTLQLLFL, encoded by the exons atGCGCCATCtcccggccgggccgcgccgcccTCGGGCCGCGGGTTCGagtcccggcccggccccggtgCCGCTGCCGGTACCGGAACCGGGGCCGGGCCGGTTCTGGGGGCTCCTCCCGCGGCCCCCGCGCCCGGCAcggccgctgctgccgctgctgctggcGGTGCTGGCGGCCGCCGCCGTGATCTTCGTGTGCTGGCCCGGCGGGGGGACCGGGGGGAGCGCGCCG gacccccctggGCCGCCGCGGGacgccccccgccccccctcGGACGGCGCCCTCCGGACGCTGCTGGCGCAGCTGGACCCCGCCcggctctgggggtccctgctcCGGCCCCTCCTGCACGAGAGGGTCCCGGGGGGGCCCGGCAGCCGCGCCGCGCGACAG CACATCCTGTCCCACCTGCGCTCGCTCCGCGCCCGctggcacctggagctggaCACCTTTGTGGCCACGCCCTGGGCAGTGACCTTCAGCAGCGTGGTGGCCACGGCGGCGCCGGCGGCCGCGCGGCGCCTGGTGCTGGCCTGCCACTACGACACCAAGGTGCTGCCACCTGGGCACGGCGCACCTGGGCACGGCGCACCTGAGCCCTTCGTGGGCGCCACCGACGCCGCCGTGCCCTGCgccctcctgctggagctggcatcGGCCCTGGATGGGCACCTGAGcgccagagcagagcag gccCCGCCCGTGAcgctgcagctgctgttcctg